In Chitinispirillales bacterium ANBcel5, a genomic segment contains:
- a CDS encoding citrate/2-methylcitrate synthase, whose product MNQSIRKKSAFELNHLSEIAELAYQKNKIEQQLYQKYNVKRGLRNADGTGVLVGLTKIGDVHGYILDENEKVPVEGRLRYRGIDIKEIIEGCRRENRPGFNEVIYLLLFGNLPNRDQLEHFKEMLGACRDLPNGFTENMILKAPSRNIMNKLARSVLACYSYDENPDDLSIENVLRQSIELIARFPTLVSYAYQAKCHYYDGKSLVIHKPQPELSTAENILHMIRPDSCYTQLEAETLDLCLIIHAEHGGGNNSAFALHVVSSSDTDTYSAIAAAVGAMKGPKHGGANIYVADMMEEIKQQVKDWKDEDEISAYLSKILNKEAFDRTGLIYGMGHAVYTLSDPRTMVLKGKAEELARAKNREDEFELFRTVERLAPEVFAQFKGRRHLAANVDFYSGFVYNTLNIPKELYTPIFAISRIAGWSAHRIEEIVSGGKIIRPAYKSVSAKKPFTPIDQR is encoded by the coding sequence ATGAATCAGAGCATAAGAAAAAAATCCGCATTCGAGCTTAACCATCTTAGTGAAATTGCTGAACTGGCGTATCAGAAAAACAAAATCGAGCAGCAATTATACCAAAAATATAACGTTAAACGTGGGCTTCGAAATGCAGATGGAACCGGTGTTCTGGTTGGACTTACAAAAATTGGTGATGTGCATGGGTATATTCTCGATGAAAATGAGAAGGTACCGGTTGAGGGCAGGCTCAGGTACCGTGGCATAGATATAAAGGAGATTATTGAGGGGTGCCGCCGTGAAAACAGGCCCGGCTTTAATGAAGTGATCTATCTTCTTCTTTTTGGAAATTTGCCAAACAGGGATCAGCTTGAGCATTTTAAGGAGATGCTTGGGGCATGCAGAGATCTGCCCAATGGGTTCACCGAAAATATGATCCTTAAAGCTCCCAGTCGCAATATCATGAACAAACTGGCACGTTCTGTTCTTGCCTGTTACTCCTATGATGAAAATCCTGATGATTTAAGTATAGAAAACGTGCTGCGTCAAAGCATTGAACTTATCGCCCGTTTTCCTACTCTGGTGTCTTATGCTTACCAGGCAAAATGTCACTACTATGATGGAAAGAGTCTGGTTATTCATAAACCACAGCCAGAGTTAAGCACTGCTGAGAACATTCTCCACATGATTAGGCCAGACTCTTGCTATACTCAGCTTGAGGCAGAGACACTTGATCTTTGTCTTATAATACATGCTGAGCATGGGGGGGGTAACAACAGTGCGTTTGCGCTTCACGTTGTTTCCTCATCTGACACCGACACCTACTCCGCAATAGCTGCTGCTGTTGGTGCCATGAAAGGTCCTAAGCACGGTGGGGCAAATATTTATGTGGCAGATATGATGGAGGAGATAAAGCAGCAGGTAAAGGACTGGAAAGATGAAGATGAGATAAGTGCTTATCTCTCTAAAATTCTTAATAAAGAAGCTTTTGATCGTACCGGACTTATTTATGGAATGGGGCATGCAGTGTACACGCTTAGTGACCCCCGTACTATGGTGTTAAAGGGTAAAGCTGAGGAACTTGCAAGAGCAAAGAACCGGGAGGATGAGTTTGAACTCTTCAGGACTGTGGAACGTCTGGCTCCGGAAGTATTTGCACAATTTAAGGGAAGAAGGCATCTTGCTGCAAATGTCGATTTCTATTCCGGATTTGTGTATAATACCTTAAACATCCCCAAGGAACTGTATACACCTATATTTGCTATCTCAAGGATAGCCGGCTGGTCTGCGCATAGAATTGAAGAAATAGTCAGCGGTGGAAAGATAATCAGGCCTGCCTATAAGAGTGTATCTGCCAAAAAACCTTTTACACCTATTGATCAAAGATAG
- a CDS encoding PhoH family protein, with the protein MEKLTGEYEGVKNYILDTTVLLYDAQALFNFRKNNVIIPITVIEDIDHFKKEVSEIGRSARQTSRILDTLRNRANLSTGVKLENGGMLFVKTGAGSTFRKLPDELRERSRDNLILAIALQVKEQSDKPAIFVSKDINLRIKADALGLDAEDYESDKVDIEELYPGFKNIEVSGNTISRFVENGFCSLEEKLLPNQYVSLISQQDSQLSYPGRFDALEEKVVSVSPENREGGWRITPRNREQAFAMDALLNDEIQLVTLVGKAGTGKTLLAVAASLFKTVDENIYSRILVSRPTLPLGKDIGYLPGTVEEKLTPWMYPIVDNVELLMRKDSKSSRQSRGFRELVEMGILIVEPLTYIRGRSIHNQYLIIDEAQNLTPHEIKTIITRVGEGTKIVVTGDPYQIDNPYIDSSSNGLSYVVEKFKKQDVAAHVTLTRGERSRLSELAANLL; encoded by the coding sequence ATGGAAAAATTAACGGGAGAATACGAAGGGGTGAAAAATTATATACTCGATACTACAGTTCTTCTCTATGATGCTCAGGCACTCTTTAATTTTAGAAAAAACAATGTGATTATCCCTATCACTGTTATAGAGGACATCGATCATTTTAAAAAAGAGGTTAGTGAGATCGGCAGAAGTGCCCGGCAGACCTCAAGAATACTCGATACTCTAAGAAACAGAGCCAATCTCTCTACCGGTGTGAAGCTTGAAAATGGTGGGATGCTGTTTGTTAAAACCGGTGCAGGATCAACCTTCAGAAAACTTCCCGATGAACTAAGGGAGCGTAGCAGAGATAACCTGATACTGGCTATAGCGCTTCAGGTAAAAGAACAATCGGATAAACCGGCTATATTCGTATCTAAGGATATCAATCTTCGTATAAAGGCTGATGCTCTGGGGCTTGATGCAGAAGACTATGAATCGGACAAGGTAGATATCGAGGAGCTTTATCCCGGGTTCAAAAATATTGAGGTATCCGGTAATACAATTTCCCGGTTTGTGGAAAATGGTTTTTGTTCTTTGGAAGAAAAACTTCTCCCTAACCAGTATGTTTCCCTTATTTCCCAGCAGGATTCTCAGTTATCATACCCGGGACGTTTTGATGCCCTGGAGGAGAAAGTAGTGAGCGTTTCTCCTGAAAACAGGGAAGGGGGGTGGAGGATCACTCCAAGAAACAGAGAACAGGCATTTGCAATGGATGCCCTCTTAAATGACGAAATTCAGCTTGTTACACTCGTCGGTAAGGCCGGTACCGGTAAAACGCTTCTTGCCGTAGCTGCATCTCTGTTTAAAACAGTAGATGAAAATATCTACAGTCGTATTCTGGTTTCCCGGCCAACTCTGCCGCTGGGCAAAGACATAGGGTACCTTCCGGGTACTGTTGAAGAGAAGCTTACTCCCTGGATGTACCCGATAGTGGATAATGTTGAACTTTTAATGAGAAAAGACAGCAAGTCTTCACGGCAGAGTCGTGGTTTTCGCGAACTGGTTGAAATGGGTATCCTTATTGTCGAACCCCTTACCTATATCAGAGGGCGTTCTATTCATAATCAATACCTTATAATAGACGAAGCACAAAATCTCACACCACATGAAATCAAAACCATCATTACCCGGGTGGGGGAAGGCACAAAAATCGTGGTTACCGGAGATCCCTACCAGATCGATAACCCCTATATCGACTCTTCAAGTAACGGACTTTCCTATGTGGTTGAAAAGTTTAAAAAACAGGATGTGGCTGCGCATGTAACTCTCACCAGAGGTGAACGGTCCCGCCTTTCTGAGCTTGCTGCCAATTTGCTCTGA